GACAATTTCGCCATGTTGACTCAATTGTGCTCTGCTTATCTTTACAACTTCATATTGTGAATTGGTGTTAGATAGGCTGGTAGCATCAGGCTGATAATCATTAAAATGGGCAAGTACGCAGATCGCACCTGCGCTTTGCCAAATTCCTTGGACCTTCAAGTTGCTGGAGATACCGCTACGATAGCCGTTGAACACCATGACCACGAAATACTCTGAATAGTCTACGGTTAGAATCTTGGTCTGACTTACGGCATTCACCCACTCAATTTCTTCCGGAAGTGGCGTTTGGGCGGAAGTGATTACTCGTATTTGCGCACTGTCCTCTCTATATAGGAAGCCAATGTTCCTCTCTGGCTCAACTATTTTTTCAAATTTCAGGTCAGTCCCGGGCGACAAGGTCGCAATGACACAAGGACTAATACTTGCAGGCACGGTCACAGTTGTAGGGCTTACGCTTGGCAAAGTTGTTTTGTCCGAGGAATCGCATCCGGGGAGCGGGATTGTCATTACGGAAATGAGGATTATGAACAGCAGCACCAAGAATTTGCGGTGGGCCAATCTTGCACCTCCGTTGTTTTCTACTGAACCTAGGGGCTTATGTTGTGGGTATTAAACCACCCTTATCCGGTTTTGTCAAGGGCTTTCAGGCTCTGTTTGATCCATGGATTCCTTTGAGGTGTGACCCTCCAGATGTTTATCCTCCTTGCTTCAGGGCAAAGGTCTGGAGGGGCGAGAACAAACGATCCGAGGCGAGATCAGCACAAAAGGCTTCTGTCACAGAGTGGGGAGAAGCGGCAGATTTCAATTGATGGGTTGGGGCATTTTCAGGACGGGATGACGCTGGCCACAGTTTTGGAAGCTCTGATTAAGTTCTGATCAACCCCCTCGCCCCCAATCTTGGGGGAAGAAGAGGAATCTGGGGGACACCCCCAGACCCCCGGCAGGAGGTATCCTGCACCACTTCATCGGAGGTTCCTTTTCTGTTTGAGGCCTATCCTTCCTTCGTCTGCTGCCAGGAGTGGAGCAGACGGCGCAGGGCCGTGAGGTTTGTGCCCACAGCCAGAATCCAAAGCACAACGATCAAAGCTGTTGATGTAACTGCTGTTAGAAGGAGACCCAGCGTGAGGAGAACGATCCTCTCGGGGCGGGCGAAAAATCCCACTTCGCCCTGGATTCCCAATGCCTCTGCCCTGGCTCTGATATAGCTGACCATGAACGATCCGGCAACGGCGATATAGACGAGGACAATTGCATCAGTCTCATGCCGATCAACATAGTAGATGAGCAATCCCAGAAACAGGGCGGCCTCAGATAATCGATCAACGGTGGAATCGAGGATGGCCCCGAAGCGGGTGGACGATCCAATCATCTTGGCCAGTGCTCCATCGAGCATATCAAACCATGCGGAGAAGACAACGAGCAGACCGCCGACAAAGAGGTGACCGGTAGCCAGAACCCAGGCGGTTACGGCGCTCAAAAGGAAACCGGCGATAGTCAGCGCATTGGGGGAAATACCCGTCCTGGCAATCACGCGGACGATCGGTTCAGACAGGACTCGGCCTAAACTGGGGCGAAGTTTGGAGATCATCCGTTCGCCTTGCGATGGGAATTACCCAGCATCTCCTCGTAGTAATCCATCACTCTACGGGCTACTTTGATCCAATCATATTCATGGGCTTTTTCCCTGCCATTGGCGCCGAGCTTATGGCGTAATGAGGGGTCATCAATGAGCACATCGATGGCCTCGGCGATGGCCTTGGCGTTTCCTGGCTTCACCAGCAGGCCATCGGAATCTCGAGTGATCACACTGGCGTACCCGCCGATATCGGAGGCGACGATTGGTTTGGAAGCAGCCATCGCTTCGAGGAGCACGATGCCGAAGCTCTCCAGCCCTATAGCCGGAGCGCAGAAAATATCGGCCGTCTGATAATAACGGGGCAGATCATTGTTAGTGACATATCCGGAAAAGACGACGTCTTTGAGACGGAGTGTCTTGACGAGTGTCTCGTATTTCCGCCGCGCCCAACTCGGTGGCCCGACCACGATGAGGCGGGTATTGGGGTTTTTAGCCTTGACACGCCGGTAAGCGCTGAGCAGGTGGCCGAAGCCTTTGCGATCCTCCATCCGTCCCACAAAAAGGATATTGATCTTGCCGTCTTTGAATTCTTCAAGCGGTTTTGCCGGAGTGGAAAAGCGCTCCACATTGATGCCGTTGGGAATGATGGTATAGTCCCCGGGAAAGTAGTGGTTGATGAATTCCCGCGCTGGTGGAGAAACGGCAATTCGCCCATCGAGTTTCTCTGCCCATTGGTTCAGCAAAGGACGCCCGAACCAATACCCCCAACTCCGAGGCCGGGAAGCATGGAAAGTGCCGATATTCACCGACCGGGAATACTGTAAACAGGCGGTGGTCAACGGCGGAAACAATGGCTCCTGAAGGTGAACGATATCGAATTCGCCTCGCTCCAGGGGCTTTGATATCCGTTTGGAAAAGAAAAGCCGTGGGGAAAGCGGTGTTCGAACTATCGAGCCGCTGGCATGAATCGGAAACGGCCGACCGACGAACGTAATGTTTTCGTTTTCGGGACGCACTTTTGGACGGGATGAAGGGAGAATATAGTGGACCTCATGCCCCATTCGGGTGAAATTCTCACCAAGGGCAAAGATATGATGATTGACTCCGCTTGGATAAACGTAGTCATAAGGGGAAACGAGTACAATCTTCATTCTGCCCTTGTGCACGGTGAGTCAGGTTTTATGAGTTGTCCGCTGTCCCTTTACGGCCTCGTGGCCTTGGCGAGGCTTTTGCCTTATCAGTAGGAGTCTCACATGATGGTTGTTCGCTATTGGCAGAGGTCTCGGTCTTGGCGCGACCCTTACGTGAAGGTTTATCGTCGCCCGCGAGGATCACAGGAGCGAACAGCTCTTTGTTCTCGATAAAGGCCTCGGTCAGAATTCTGGCTTCATCATCGGTATACTGGATGGGCGGTGATTTCATGAAGTAGGAAGACGGCCCTACCAGGGTGCCGCTGAGTCCCCGTTCGAGAGCCAGTTTGCAGCATCTGATGGCATCGATCACCACGCCGGCGGAATTGGGACTATCCCAGACTTCCAGTTTGCATTCCAGATTCAGTGGCACATCGCCGAAGGTCCGTCCCTCCATTCGAATATAGCACCACTTCCGGTCGTCGAGCCATGGAATATGGTCGCTGGGGCCGACGTGGATGTTGTGAGCGCCTATGTCGTACTCCATCTGAGATGTGACGGAATTGGTCTTGGATATCTTCTTGGATTGCAGCCGCTCCCGTTCCAGCATATTGAGGAAGTCCGTATTGCCGCCGAAATTGAGCTGATAGGTCCTTTCCATTTTCACGCCGCGATCCCTGAAAAGCCTGGTCAAAACCCGGTGGGTTATGGTAGCGCCGACCTGTGATTTGATGTCATCCCCGATAACCGGCAGACCTTTCTCGGCGAATCTCTTTTGCCAGTATGGCTCCCTGCCAATGAAAACCGGTATGCAGTTGATGAAACCGCAACCGGCGGTGAGAACTTGCTCTACATACCACTTGGTGGCCATTTCGCTTCCGACGGGAAGATAGTTGAGGACCACGTCCACTTCTTTCTCCTGCAGAATGCTGACGATGTTGGCTGTTGGGCCGGGAGCGGGGGTAATAATTTCTTTCAGATATTTGCCCAAACCATCGTGGGTCATCCCTCGCTCTACCTTTACGCCTGAGAGGGGGACTTCGCAGAATTTGAAGGTGTTATTTGGGCTGGTGTAGATGGCCTCTGAAAGATCCTTGCCGACCTTGTTGACATCAATATCAAAGGCCGCTACGAATTCGATATCGCTGATGTGATATCCACCCAAATTGACGTGCATGAGTCCGGGAACAAAATCGCTCTCGTTGGCATTTCGATAGTAGTGTACGCCCTGCACCAGAGAAGATGCACAGTTGCCCACGCCGATGATTGCTACCTTTATCTTACCCATGTTCGGATGCGCTCCTTAGATGCTTTGTTTGATTTGGTGATGTCTACTTCATCGCCTTACTTCGATAAAGAGTACCACAAACGGAAGACTAGGACAAGTTGCCCGCTTGTGTCTTTGTCTTGTATCTTATGCCTGTCTATGGACATTGGTGTCGTGAAGTGGTACGACAGACCGTTAAACCTTGACGCCATGAATATAATGGGGGAAAATATAGCAGAATGATTTACGATTTTCACACCCACACCACCCTGAGTGACGGCGTTCTCTCGCCGATGGAACTGATTCACCGCGCTTTTCGAAACGGCTATCGTGTCATAGGGATAACCGACCATTGCGGAATCGGGCAGATGGAGAGGTTCATTGCGGAGATCACCAGAGAGTGCGTGCTGGCTGAGAAGCACTGGGATATCAGAGCAATTCCTGGGGTTGAACTGACTCACCTCCCCCCTGGGGCGATTGCAGATGCGGCCAAAGAGGCCAAGAGAATCGGGGCGCGTGTGGTGGTGGTTCACGGGGAGACTATTGTTGAGGATGTACCGAAGGGGACTAACCTGGCAGCAGTTCAATCTCTCGATGTGGATATCCTGGCCCACCCTGGACTCATCACTTCCGAGGAAGCAACTCTTGCTAAGAAAAACGGCATCTTCCTCGA
The nucleotide sequence above comes from Dehalococcoidia bacterium. Encoded proteins:
- a CDS encoding CDP-alcohol phosphatidyltransferase family protein; this translates as MIARTGISPNALTIAGFLLSAVTAWVLATGHLFVGGLLVVFSAWFDMLDGALAKMIGSSTRFGAILDSTVDRLSEAALFLGLLIYYVDRHETDAIVLVYIAVAGSFMVSYIRARAEALGIQGEVGFFARPERIVLLTLGLLLTAVTSTALIVVLWILAVGTNLTALRRLLHSWQQTKEG
- a CDS encoding histidinol phosphate phosphatase domain-containing protein, whose translation is MIYDFHTHTTLSDGVLSPMELIHRAFRNGYRVIGITDHCGIGQMERFIAEITRECVLAEKHWDIRAIPGVELTHLPPGAIADAAKEAKRIGARVVVVHGETIVEDVPKGTNLAAVQSLDVDILAHPGLITSEEATLAKKNGIFLEISARKGHSLTNGHVVRMAQLTGPKLLLDSDAHDEGDLLSMRLTPLIVRGAGLTENEISEVLLTNPQSLLSKVS
- a CDS encoding inositol-3-phosphate synthase encodes the protein MGKIKVAIIGVGNCASSLVQGVHYYRNANESDFVPGLMHVNLGGYHISDIEFVAAFDIDVNKVGKDLSEAIYTSPNNTFKFCEVPLSGVKVERGMTHDGLGKYLKEIITPAPGPTANIVSILQEKEVDVVLNYLPVGSEMATKWYVEQVLTAGCGFINCIPVFIGREPYWQKRFAEKGLPVIGDDIKSQVGATITHRVLTRLFRDRGVKMERTYQLNFGGNTDFLNMLERERLQSKKISKTNSVTSQMEYDIGAHNIHVGPSDHIPWLDDRKWCYIRMEGRTFGDVPLNLECKLEVWDSPNSAGVVIDAIRCCKLALERGLSGTLVGPSSYFMKSPPIQYTDDEARILTEAFIENKELFAPVILAGDDKPSRKGRAKTETSANSEQPSCETPTDKAKASPRPRGRKGTADNS
- a CDS encoding glycosyltransferase family 4 protein — encoded protein: MKIVLVSPYDYVYPSGVNHHIFALGENFTRMGHEVHYILPSSRPKVRPENENITFVGRPFPIHASGSIVRTPLSPRLFFSKRISKPLERGEFDIVHLQEPLFPPLTTACLQYSRSVNIGTFHASRPRSWGYWFGRPLLNQWAEKLDGRIAVSPPAREFINHYFPGDYTIIPNGINVERFSTPAKPLEEFKDGKINILFVGRMEDRKGFGHLLSAYRRVKAKNPNTRLIVVGPPSWARRKYETLVKTLRLKDVVFSGYVTNNDLPRYYQTADIFCAPAIGLESFGIVLLEAMAASKPIVASDIGGYASVITRDSDGLLVKPGNAKAIAEAIDVLIDDPSLRHKLGANGREKAHEYDWIKVARRVMDYYEEMLGNSHRKANG